In Poecilia reticulata strain Guanapo linkage group LG1, Guppy_female_1.0+MT, whole genome shotgun sequence, one genomic interval encodes:
- the LOC103456664 gene encoding cell adhesion molecule 4-like isoform X1 gives MFSCLFLLISFLNILRCFHVSACDYSCQDKPVITPSRLVVKFGDPASATCVACQQACLPLDESVISMEASLGTPDXNGTXVTWTXDRITEWELKPKCYYTNINDQCCADLXVTVYKPPESVSFSLTSEPLTEGSKVTLKCDVLNVAPVANLXVTFYRGXTPLGQVKSNNITKZPVSETFSLSYNTRKEDDGDQFWCEAKLELGAEGPQPPLVVKSEEVTATVYHGPELKVPADPAPISITRGEPLNLTCLAEGNPKPRYNWTLPSNKGHRSGTDLKIDSVDFQDGGQYVCTVSNDVNSVNVTFNVTVQENFIPYIIVGAVIGVVVLLIVAGVIYSFYYKQNKMGKYQLKDVFRLGAMHPTTVPLC, from the exons atgttttcctgccTCTTTCTGCTGATTTCTTTCCTGAATATTCTGCGGTGCTTCCATGTGTCCGCGTGCG ATTACAGCTGTCAAGATAAACCTGTGATAACTCCATCCAGACTGGTGGTGAAGTTCGGTGATCCAGCCTCTGCTACATGTGTAGCCTGTCAGCAGGCCTGTCTTCCCCTGGATGAAAGTGTTATTAGTATGGAAGCTTCTCTTGGAACTCCTGACAKRAATGGAACCARCGTGACCTGGACAGYGGACCGAATAACTGAGTGGGAATTAAAGCCAAAGTGCTACTATACTAACATAAATGATCAGTGTTGCGCTGAYCTGAMTGTTACTGTCTACA aacctccagaaagTGTGTCCTTCAGCTTAACCTCTGAACCTCTGACTGAGGGTTCAAAGGTCACCCTGAAGTGTGATGTACTGAACGTCGCTCCTGTTGCAAACCTCAKTGTGACCTTTTACAGAGGTCAKACGCCTCTGGGTCAAGTGAAAAGCAACAATATCACAAAGSAACCAGTTAGTGAGACATTTTCTTTGAGCTACAACACCAGAAAAGAAGATGATGGAGATCAGTTCTGGTGTGAAGCGAAGCTGGAACTGGGAGCTGAAGGACCACAGCCCCCTCTAGTGGTGAAATCAGAGGAGGTCACTGCTACAGTTTATC aTGGACCTGAGCTGAAGGTTCCAGCTGATCCAGCTCCAATCAGCATCACTAGAGGAGAACCTCTCAATTTGACCTGCTTGGCTGAAGGAAACCCCAAACCTCGGTACAACTGGACGCTGCCGTCCAACAAAGGCCACCGCAGTGGGACYGATCTGAAAATCGACTCAGTTGATTTTCAGGATGGAGGGCAATATGTCTGCACCGTCAGCAACGACGTGAACTCTGTCAATGTTACATTTAACGTAACAGTCCAAG aaaacttCATTCCATACATAATAGTTGGCGCAGTAATTGGTGTGGTTGTGTTATTGATCGTAGCAGGAGTCATCTAcagtttttattacaaacagAACAAGATGGGAAAGTACCAACTAAAAGACGTTTTCCGTTTGGGCGCAATGCATCCCACCACAGTTCCTCTTTGTTAG
- the LOC103456664 gene encoding cell adhesion molecule 4-like isoform X2 produces MVSSFVLLAASFTTFFCCVSSCDYSCQDKPVITPSRLVVKFGDPASATCVACQQACLPLDESVISMEASLGTPDXNGTXVTWTXDRITEWELKPKCYYTNINDQCCADLXVTVYKPPESVSFSLTSEPLTEGSKVTLKCDVLNVAPVANLXVTFYRGXTPLGQVKSNNITKZPVSETFSLSYNTRKEDDGDQFWCEAKLELGAEGPQPPLVVKSEEVTATVYHGPELKVPADPAPISITRGEPLNLTCLAEGNPKPRYNWTLPSNKGHRSGTDLKIDSVDFQDGGQYVCTVSNDVNSVNVTFNVTVQENFIPYIIVGAVIGVVVLLIVAGVIYSFYYKQNKMGKYQLKDVFRLGAMHPTTVPLC; encoded by the exons ATGGTTTCCAGTTTTGTTCTGCTTGCGGCCTCCTTCACAACTTTCTTCTGCTGCGTGAGCAGCTGTG ATTACAGCTGTCAAGATAAACCTGTGATAACTCCATCCAGACTGGTGGTGAAGTTCGGTGATCCAGCCTCTGCTAC ATGTGTAGCCTGTCAGCAGGCCTGTCTTCCCCTGGATGAAAGTGTTATTAGTATGGAAGCTTCTCTTGGAACTCCTGACAKRAATGGAACCARCGTGACCTGGACAGYGGACCGAATAACTGAGTGGGAATTAAAGCCAAAGTGCTACTATACTAACATAAATGATCAGTGTTGCGCTGAYCTGAMTGTTACTGTCTACA aacctccagaaagTGTGTCCTTCAGCTTAACCTCTGAACCTCTGACTGAGGGTTCAAAGGTCACCCTGAAGTGTGATGTACTGAACGTCGCTCCTGTTGCAAACCTCAKTGTGACCTTTTACAGAGGTCAKACGCCTCTGGGTCAAGTGAAAAGCAACAATATCACAAAGSAACCAGTTAGTGAGACATTTTCTTTGAGCTACAACACCAGAAAAGAAGATGATGGAGATCAGTTCTGGTGTGAAGCGAAGCTGGAACTGGGAGCTGAAGGACCACAGCCCCCTCTAGTGGTGAAATCAGAGGAGGTCACTGCTACAGTTTATC aTGGACCTGAGCTGAAGGTTCCAGCTGATCCAGCTCCAATCAGCATCACTAGAGGAGAACCTCTCAATTTGACCTGCTTGGCTGAAGGAAACCCCAAACCTCGGTACAACTGGACGCTGCCGTCCAACAAAGGCCACCGCAGTGGGACYGATCTGAAAATCGACTCAGTTGATTTTCAGGATGGAGGGCAATATGTCTGCACCGTCAGCAACGACGTGAACTCTGTCAATGTTACATTTAACGTAACAGTCCAAG aaaacttCATTCCATACATAATAGTTGGCGCAGTAATTGGTGTGGTTGTGTTATTGATCGTAGCAGGAGTCATCTAcagtttttattacaaacagAACAAGATGGGAAAGTACCAACTAAAAGACGTTTTCCGTTTGGGCGCAATGCATCCCACCACAGTTCCTCTTTGTTAG